attttctggAGAGACTATACATATCAGTATCAAACCCAGTTAAGTTTTTAGTTGAACTTTTGAGGACACTTTACAATCAGTAATAatctttttgaaaaacaaaagtttgagataatgttaaaaaacaaaacaatcatctGTATAGCAGGTAagacaaaagaataaaagaataactcgaaagaaaaggaaaaactcaCTTCAGCACGATATAGTGGTCATATTAGAATTATATTCGAATATTATTGTTTCATAgttgtgtgatttttttaatttaaaatacaaagatgTATTTCTTATGCATGTCTATACATTCCTTTCTTGCTATATTTTGTTGTAATTCAATTAAGGCATTAATTTATTCTAAAATATTCTTTCTTATTCATAAAGACTTATCATTTTTGGTTAGTTTATGTTTAGAAACTATCTACCATTGTTTCAGACAATGAAGCCAATCAGATGCCCTGCAGAGGTCAATATTTCCAATGAGAAAAGTCTTACTAACTGCATCTTTAATATGACTATTACTATTGTGCTACATACAGTATTGATCACTAACAGACACAAAGATAAAATACATCTTAGCTAATTAGTGTGTTATTTATAAAAAGTAAATCTAACAGGCTAATGTGAAAATCATCTTTAACTGTGTACATCGTAGTGTGTGGAAACAATCAAAAATACATTAGATGGAGGGGCTGGGGCCCACGCGAGTGGAGATGTGGCCAtggggaaaataaaacatgacccACTGGAGACGTCATCTCTAGGTTTCCCATATACgcaaactgtaaatacaaacatgaaCCTGCTCTCATCTTTTCAGTCTGAAGGAACGGACAGGGAGTCTATCTCTCTACAGCTAGCTTATGATATACACTGACACTAACTAGAGTGACATGCCTATGTAACACGAAACAACACATCGACTCCAGCCTCCTCTTCACcgtacagaaacacagagaaagaattTACAGGATACATTAATGGGTCTTAAGCACTAAACTGCTGCAAGCAGCGAGAATTCTAAGCTATCCATACATGCAGCTTGTGGTGAGTCACTACAGTACTATTCAGTGGTTGGTTGGCGGCTGTGTGAAAACccagagtttgtgtttattactattatttctACCACCAGATTTTCAACATGGCTCTGCTGTTCCATTAGCCTCACACTCCATCTATTCAGCCTCTCCTTAATGTGAACAGGTAATAACACGGCAGCCACCGCATCACCACACCATATAGGAACATCTGATTATTGCACACAAGCACTGAACTTGCAAATGTTCATGCAGAATGTATGAGGAACACACTACACTCAAATCAGTGGTTGCTCACTATGTGACAAATGACCATACAGTTCTTTGGAAGACTAAAATACATTGTTTGGGATGATCAGGGACATTTAACTACGTGGCACACTATCGAGCATTTGTTACACCCAAAGGTGGTGGAGAGAAGTGGAGTGATGTTTTAGAAAATCAATATTAAGATACTCGACACCATCTGACTGCGTTACAGTACCTTCTTTAGACAGTAGAAAAAGAGGAGTGTTAGAGATGATAATTGCACTGAGGAGAAAAAGGGAAGGAGACAAATTCTGTGAGAGAATCTAACGACCTCTTTTCCAAGCAAATTCTAGCGTCGGCatgtaaaatatattacatccaTATCCAACATTCATAGCATTGTTtctgttaaaacacaaaaatagtTAAAACTCACAGAAAGAATCccagcaaagaaagaaaatgatacCAGGAGTTCATCTGTTTGGAGATGAGTATAAAATTGTTGTTTAAACTAAAAgccaaaaaaactgaaatagatGCAATCTTTTCAGACACACATTTCCCCCAGAAACTACTCCACAGACTAGACTACTGACTAGACAAGTGAAACGGTCGTAAGGCGGAAGGATGAGAGGAGATGTGAGAGTGAGACGGGGTTGTGGTGATGGACCCTGTGTGTAATGGAGCTTGCATCGTCTTCACCCCGACTCAAGGGGATTGAGAGCCTGACCTGTAGCTCTTAAAGCTGCCCAGCAGACTCTGCACCCCTTTCTTGACACGTCGAGCCACAGAGTCAGCAGGCGGAGTGGGCAGGCAGGAGGCGAGGCCTGGTGGACGTGCATCCAAACATTTCTGGTAGCGAAGCTGTAAAAAGAGGAACACAGTATAAATGGTGTAATCCAGACACTAGACTAAACACTGGAGTATACATGTAAACAACTGTGATTCACATTTGTGCTGGAATAGCTTTTGGCTttggaaaagaacaaaaaaactaaagacaatgcatctcttcatctcatctctccatcttttgGGCTTTTATCATATGTTTATCTGTTTACAACTCACCATGCAGGCAGCCTGGACAGCCTCACTCAGACTGGCAGCGTTGGGCTCGCACCAAAACATGTGACAGGCAAAATCTCGTGGACCCTCCGCCATGATGAAAGCAAAAGTGTGGACGTCCTTCCCAACTCCCATGAAAGACAGGAAACGCACCCGGTTCTCTGACAGAACTTCCTCATTCTGGATAAATGACACAGTAAAATAACTTAAAGGTGTATGTAAAATACACTGGGACAGAACAATGGAATATTGCAAAGGTTAAAAATACgacaaacatttaataaagaTAATATAACAAAGCTCTTATGAAACTCAGTTCATGTTGgattaaataattttaaatatttctgttttaatgtcacatttgtaGTTTGAGTAAAGGAAAAGGAGTATGTTGAATCAAATCTGAGTGAAAGGATGTGACATAAACAGCAACATTTGACATTAGAACATGTCGGCATCTGTGTTGAGGTTTCATATTAAGGAAATTTTGGTCCCTGATTTAAATCATCAGACTCCTCGTGTTGTTGTCTGTTACCTGTTTTGAAAGTATTGTCAGGGTGGCTGGTGCAACATTCACAGAGACAGGAGTCCAATCATTTTTATCTTTGCCATTCATTGCAGCCTCTAGCGCATCATTGATTATATCCACACCTGAGAAAGgaaagacacacacgcacacacacacacattgcgtTACTCCAGCACCCAtaatcatgaaaacaaaatattctcaacatttcaaagcagctgaagaatgaacataaaacattacatatttaaaagtgTGTTCTTACCGACTGGCTTCGCCACAGCTTCACAACCAAGATAATAAACATGGAAGCGCTGGAAGAGTTCACTTTTTGGAGCCGGAAACTCTGTTAATAAAGGAGGAAGCAATAAGTGATCTGTTGTCACACTTTGAATTTTGACAACTTTCAAAGTTAAGACACTTTACCTTCAACTGGGAAAACCATGGGTTTATCTGGGTCAGAGTTGAGTCTGCTAACTCCTGGCTTAGTTGCCTTTCTCTCCATCATAATCTAAAATTTAATTGAGGGATGAAAACATGTGAAGTTCATGTATGTAATCCATGGCTGATTATGAACAAAGCCACTGTATTGACTTAATcatgaaactaaattaaatgcAGCAGCGGCAGACCTTTGAGCACATCTCATGTAAGCTGGTGGCGATGTTCTTGGCGGGTGAGTCACAGCggaaaacatgacatttcagaaCTTGGGTCAAGTTGTCCCGAGCCACATAAGCAAAATCCCTGCAGGTGGAATCAGATGCAAAAGGTCACATTCACATATTCAATTATTAACACAGCCTAAATGTGTGAGCTATACAAATATATGCTTACGTGCACATAAACATAGACACATACACTGCAAGAAAAAACCTCAcaagacaatttgaaaaaagAGAAGTCAGTGAAGTATACCTTTCCCTTTTCAAGATGGAAAATGcagcatgaaagaaaaaacatcatggTTAGACCAAAGTACAAGTCAGGATGTTCTTTTTGTATGTAATGCTCATAACCGTCCAGCAGAGGGAAGCAGAGTTCAATAAGAAGAGTAGGATGTGATCACCATGACAGAAATCTTCAGGAAAGTCAGGACACTGAGTCACTACAACAGGAGTGTgtattactttaaatgtgaatcTACATGCAGAGTTAACTGTACAATGgtgtttatttcaaaataatgagAAAATCTGTGTCATCACACACAATCTGGGAGAATATGAAACTAAAGtgaaaattcaattaaaaaaggtaaaaaggTATCTTAATGAAACAATTATAAGACATATCCTGTCAGTTAAAGTCAGAGAGAGTTAGTGAACTATACATATGTTCCTATTTTTGGCCCTACAATGAATATAATGGATACTAACCTGCCGTTGTCTCTGCCCACACCCCAGACACGGATGCTGCCGATCGGCTGAGCATGAAGCAGAGTCTGTCCCAGTGGGTCGATCAAGTTCATGGTGTCATTCTCCAGGACCATCAACATGTCCTTACCctgtcacaacacacacagtctcaatACGAGCAGCCTAGCTTCACAATATTTTACCCATCAGTAATATGTGATCTGTGGGCTGCTTTTGAATTAAGTTATCTATACAGACATTAGTGCTCACTATTTGAGATTTTGCTTCAATTctaatacatgaaaaatgttctTAAGGTTTTTCAATATACAAAGAGCTGGCTTTAGTAACTGAATCAATCATTTTCAACTAAAATACTTAAACGCTAGATGCCAATATCTGACAATAACAACGATATTCAGCAACAGAGAGATTTTGCATTTTGGTGTCATTGTGCACTAATCATGAGTGTTAAACAAGTAAATTGTACTTTCAAATGCATCTTGATTAAAGCAGGCTGTTCAATCGTGTCAGTAAAATCCCCTCACCTCTCCCCAGATACCAGCAGTGTCATGAAGGTTGTGTTTGTGATAAGACAGCTGCCTGATGCAGTTGTTGACAGCAACGCTACTCTTGCCCGGTGCCATGTCCTCCTCAGACATCTCCACCCAGCCCAGTGAACGCACCGCGAAACACTGAAACGTGCAGATAAcacaacattaataaaaaacaggACTGTGCAGGGAAAGTGAAGAACACAGCAACAGAAATGTTGTTTCTGGAAACACTGGGacaatatagatagatagatagatgtggACCTTGGTATTTGTAATTAAGATGAATTAACAGCAATAATGtcaataacaataatgaaaaatTGCTCATCAAAAAATGCAAGGGAAAGAATACTTGGCCTACCAGTACCAACTGCAATTACAGTATCATTTTCTATTATGTAAAtctaagaaaaaatattttcccatcACACACAAGACCAAACAAGCATTTATATCTACAATActgatcacaacaacaaaaacaattatcGTTTAGATTCTACTTATAAATTCCTCCGTTACATTTGAGCCTTGCTGAATATTCTGGAGCAGTTTGCAGCCATAGTGCAGCCCTGTGAAAACAAGCTCCAGACCCGATGCCAGTCTTTTGGTTGAGATCAACAGCAATGGAAGTTTTCCTAAAACTAAATCTGGTTGTGAGACAATGTTTAGTTTTATCATATTCAGGATATCGAACACTGATTTACCTTAGTTTCTATGTCTGTGGAGAGTGGAGCGAGCTTCTCGTCTTCCTCAGACTGGGAGATATTGTAGCTATAATAACAAAAGGTAAGAGTACAACAAAAGGAAAATCAGAAAAGGACAGAATGCTAAATAACCCTACAATGAATTAAACCACTTCCACAGCACATACTTGAGATTGATGGATGCATAGCGTAGAGTTGCCCCTTCAAACTCCTTCAGACTTTGATCAGGTGCaacttctccctcctcctgaagtcacagatgagaaaaacagacaaaaatgtcaACTTTGCTCAAAGCTGAGACATAAACTTGACAGGCCAACAGTTGGTGAATAAATAGTTTTAATACAAATATGATAACTGGCATCTTGAAATACTCAACAAATGAAAAAGCATGCCATGAGAAGTAGAGGGCTTGGTAAAAACTAAATTATGTTTTGTATATGTACCAATACTGAATAATTTGTCTGAACTAAATGTAATGTCTTCCAAGATGTACCTTCCACAATTCTGCTTCACCAGCTCCTTCATCTGTGCTGGAGAGTTGAGCCCATGATTCCTgcaaaatataacaaaagttaATATTACCTGGGGCTTCACGTCTGTGTCTCCAGCCAAGTTAAAGGAGTGTTAGACCTCACCTCAGGCTCCTCACAGGGAGTAGTCTCCAGGGACATAGTGGAAGACATCATGGAGTCACCAACTTTGCCCATGGGTGAAGGAGGCTCCCACTGGGTGGTGCCTGTGGGGATGTGCCAGTAGTATGTGCCTGATGTATCTCGGACTCTCATCCATCCTGAGGGcaggtctgtgtctgtctcaaAAGC
The Paralichthys olivaceus isolate ysfri-2021 chromosome 11, ASM2471397v2, whole genome shotgun sequence genome window above contains:
- the apbb1 gene encoding amyloid beta precursor protein binding family B member 1; protein product: MGGHDDEEMPYVVNKQKQDEELKNKLNDSSHWCDQESTGNNAKWVKEGRNQLRKVAENHQDQDHNCNISQNGNKGEFPHQNTSQEEHQENEEQTKSPKIAMTPGLSQEESKNILNEPLLIDTLESTEEKDKEREEDGKDKDNNSEEDEETSGDTSGERVAEDQSDVESQKEGGVVGRNACLLFSNMNGTPSDEESSWPASTQDNTADSSPNGNRDSFWDSSAFETDTDLPSGWMRVRDTSGTYYWHIPTGTTQWEPPSPMGKVGDSMMSSTMSLETTPCEEPEESWAQLSSTDEGAGEAELWKEEGEVAPDQSLKEFEGATLRYASINLNYNISQSEEDEKLAPLSTDIETKCFAVRSLGWVEMSEEDMAPGKSSVAVNNCIRQLSYHKHNLHDTAGIWGEGKDMLMVLENDTMNLIDPLGQTLLHAQPIGSIRVWGVGRDNGRDFAYVARDNLTQVLKCHVFRCDSPAKNIATSLHEMCSKIMMERKATKPGVSRLNSDPDKPMVFPVEEFPAPKSELFQRFHVYYLGCEAVAKPVGVDIINDALEAAMNGKDKNDWTPVSVNVAPATLTILSKQNEEVLSENRVRFLSFMGVGKDVHTFAFIMAEGPRDFACHMFWCEPNAASLSEAVQAACMLRYQKCLDARPPGLASCLPTPPADSVARRVKKGVQSLLGSFKSYRSGSQSP